The Horticoccus luteus DNA window TCGGCTGGATTGATCGTCCGTTTTGGACGCTGGCGATTGTCTTTTTTCTCTTTTGGCTGTTGGGGCAGACGCTCTATAACTGGCTTGGCATCCACGCGTTGAGTGTGAGTCCCCTCCCCTTGTTTCCTCGTTACTCGGCGAACCAAAGTGGCGAGGAATGGCCGGTCCAACCGCGGCTCCTGCGGATTCGTGATTGGCTGCGCGCCAATGGCTTCAAGCAGGTTCAGGCCTTGCGCGCGGAAGTTGGCGGGGGAATTTATTTGCGCGTTTCCGTTTATCAGGACGCCGAGGCCAAGGTGCGTGTGCAGGTCACGTTTCTTCCTTTGGCCAATGGAGCAATTTCAGTGTGCTATGCGCTGACCTCCGTGACCGCCCAAGGCAGCCGGTTCGTGACCGACAATCTCTACATCCCGTTTGGCGGGTTTTATCCGGAGGACTGGTTTGTGGAGCGGCATCCGTTGTGGCGTTCGCTGGCGCACCTCGTGGCCCGTCACCAGCGCCGCGTCGCGGCTTCGGCCGAGGTGGCTGTGCCGTTTACGAATGATCCGGCGGCGGATCTCAATGCGTCGCAGCACGAGCTGGATGCGTTGAACACGGAGCTGGGATTTTTGCACTCCCCGGGCGAGCGGGAGGAACGGGGCAAGATCACCTACGAAGGGCGCTATCGGATTTGGAAGGAGATTTGGCTGCTGAATTATTTCGGCATCGCGGGCCGCTACTGAGTGAGGCTGGCGCGAAGGTCGGCCGAGACATTCTTTTTGCGTTGGACGGGGAGCCTGTTTCCGTGGGGCCGAATGAACCCGGATCGGGACACCATCGCCGCGTTGGCAACACCCGTCGGCACCTCGGCCGTAGCCGTCGTGCGCGCGAGTGGCCCGGCGTGCAGGGATTTGGCGGCGCAGCTCGCGCGGCAAAGCGTGGTTCCGCGTCGGGCGGTGTATTGCGACTATCTCGGGTGTGGCGGAGCGCTGGTGGACGATGTGTTGCTCACCTATTTCCAAGGCCCCCACTCCTACACGGGTGAGGATTCGCTGGAGATTTCGTGTCACGGCAACCCGTTCATCGCCCAACGCATCGTCGAAGATTTGCTGGCGCGTGGTTGTCGGAGTGCTCAAGCGGGCGAATTCACGCAACGTGCCTTTCTCAATGGCCGACTGGATCTGTCGCAGGCGGAGGCGGTGATGGATGTGATTCGGGCGCGAAGCGAGCGGGCGTTGAACTCGGCGCAACGTCAATTGCGCGGAGCGCTGGGGGCGCGGATGGAGGCAATGATCGAGCGGTTGGTTTCGTTATTGGCGCGCGTGGAGGCTTATATCGATTTTCCCGAGGAAGACTTGCCGCCCGAGGATCGCGGTTGGCTGGAGGGAGAAATAGAGCGCCTCGGGAGCGAGACGCGGCAATTGCGGGCGACAAGTCGCTATGGCGACATTCTCCGCGATGGATTGAAGACCGTGATTGTTGGACGCACGAACGCTGGTAAGAGCTCACTCCTCAATCGTTTAGTCGGAAGTGAGCGGGCGATTGTGAGCGCCGAACCCGGCACAACCCGCGATTTCATTGAGGAGTGCATCGTGGTGGGTCCGCATTGTTTACGACTGATTGATACGGCGGGCTTTAATACTGAGGCGACGGGAGTTGAAAGGCTGGGAATTGAGCGGACTAGGAAATTGGCGGAGCGAGCCGATTTGGTCCTTCGCGTGATCGATATCACCCGTTGGGAGGACGTCGCGGGCGATTTGGCGGAATATGCTGACGAGCCCGCCACAATGATAGTTGTTTGCAATAAAGCAGACCTGGCAACGCCTCTTCAGCGACAAGGTGCCGTTGCGGCAGGGGCTTGCGTGGTTTCGGCCGCCACCGGTGAGGGCCTCGACGATCTCTCGGGGGCCATTGCGCGCTTTGCCGATGGATTTAAGCCCCGTGACAACGAGGATGAAATCGCGATCAATGCGCGCCATGCCGAGGCTTTGGCGCGAGCGCAGGAAGGCCTCGCTGCGGCCGGAGATAAATTGCGCTCGGGCGTCGCGGTCGAACTCGTTGCCAGCGATCTGCGTGAAGTGCTCGCCGCCTACGGTGACATCGGAGGTCGCATCGACAACGAACGCGTGCTCGATAGCCTTTTCGCGTCGTTTTGCATAGGTAAGTAGTTATAAAAAAACAGGATGCAAGTTTTTGATGTGATTGTTTGCGGAGCGGGGCATGCCGGGGTTGAAGCGGCGCTGGCGGCTGCACGGATGGGCGCCTCTACCCTACTTCTCACCGGAAATCTGGATACTATTGCGCAGATGAGCTGTAACCCGGCGATCGGCGGCCAGGCGAAAGGCCAGATCGTCCGGGAGATCGACGCGCTGGGCGGGGAAATGGCCATCAACACGGACGTGACAGGAATCCAGTTTCGCCTGCTCAACGAGTCCAAAGGCCCGGCGGTGCAATCCCCGCGCGCGCAATGCGACAAGAAGGCATATCAACTTCGAATGAAACACACGTTGGAGCTCCAGCCCAACTTGCATTTGTTCCAAGCCTTGGTGACTGGGCTCATTTTCAAAGATGGAAAAGTCTTCGGTTGTCGGACCAATTTGGAGCTCGATTTTTACGGACGGAGTGTGGTGGTCACGACCGGGACGTTCTTGCGCGGGTTGATGCATATTGGAACGAACAAGAATGAAGGGGGGCGCTTGGGCGACTTTAGCGCCAAGACGCTGTCCGCGAGCTTTCTGGAGGCCGGGATTGAGCTCCAACGCCTCAAAACCGGGACCCCGCCGCGCTTGTTGGGCCGCAGCTTGAATTTCGCCGCGATGCAAGAGCAGCGCGGCGATCTAGCGCCGACCCTGTTTGCATTTCACGACACCCGCGATCCCGAGGGATTGTTCCACGTGGAACAATCCGGCGAGGATCGGTTGGGATGGACGCCGGGATCAGCTCAAATCTCGTGCTGGATGACCCACACGACCGAGAAAACGGCCGAGCTGGTGCGCGAAAACCTCCATCTCTCGGCGATGTATAGCGGCGAGATCGAGGGCGTGGGTCCACGCTATTGCCCCAGCATCGAAGACAAATTCGTCCGCTTCGCCGATAAGCCCCGCCATTTGCTCTTCCTTGAGCCGGAGGGCCGCACCACCAACGAATACTACGTCAACGGGCTTTCGACCTCATTACCGTTTTCCGTTCAACAAAGGATGGTCAACAGCGTCCCCGGTTTGGAGCGCGCCGAGATTCTTCGGCCCGCTTACGCGGTGGAATACGATTTCGCTCCTCCCACCCAGCTTTTGCCGAGTCTGGAATCGAAGAAGGTCGAGAATCTCTTTTTTGCGGGACAAATCAACGGCACGTCGGGGTATGAGGAGGCGGCAGGGCAAGGTCTTATTGCGGGAGTCAATGCCGTGAACAAGGTCCGAGGCGCCACGCCGTTAATCCTTGGTCGCCATGAGGCTTACATTGGCGTCTTGATCGACGATCTCGTGACCAAAGGCACTCTTGAGCCCTATCGGATGTTCACCAGTCGGGCGGAGCATCGGTTGTTATTTAACCACGGGAGCGCCGAATTAAGGCTGATCCATCACGCCGAAAATCATCAGCTTCTCCCCTCGACACGACTGGCGCGTATACGGTCCAAGCAAGAAACCATTGAAGCCTGGGTGAAGCGCTTGGAAGGGGAGGCGGGCCCCCAAGGCCGATGGGGCGAAATGCTGCGGCGTGGAGCGTCCCTCGAGGAATTGCCGGCAGAGTTCCAAAGCCAGTCGTCGGCGGTGCGTGACGAAGTGCTCTATCGCATTCGCTATCAGGGGTATCTCGCCCGCGAAGCCCGCCAAGTGGATAAATTATCTCAAGTCGAACGAGTCGCTATCCCATCCGCGTTAAGCTATCGCGACATAAAGGGGTTACGCAGCGAGGCCGCGCTTAAGCTGTCTGAGATCAAGCCAATCACCCTCGGCCAAGCAAGTCGGGTAAGTGGTGTTAACCCAGCGGACATCAACGTGTTAATGATAGCCATCGAAGCATTGCGACGGAGGAATTCCGCTTGAACCCGATCAATACGGACGCGTCGGTGGGGGAGGCGTATCGGGCGTTGGTAGAAAAACGCCAAAATGTTATCAAAAAGGAACTTGAGTCGGCATTGCCGGATGGCGGCGATTTTATTTGGGAGCTCGGTTGCGGCCACGGGCATTTCCTCACCGCCTATGCGCAGGCCCATCCGGACCGGGTCTGCATTGGCGTGGATATCGTGGGAGAGCGGGTGGATCGCGCACGCCGGAAGCGGGATCGGGCGAAGCTCGCCAACCTCCACTTTTTTCACGCCGAGGCGGCGCTGTTTCTGCAAACGCTGCCTCTGAGCGCGACGATCGCCGCGACTTTTATTCTCTTCCCTGATCCTTGGCCGAAGGTCCGGCACCACAAACACCGTATTATCCAGCCCGCTTTCCTTACCGCGGTCGCGAAACGCAGCCTCGCCACCGCCCGGTTGTATTTCCGCACGGACTTTGTTCCCTACTTTGAACAGGCTAAGGAAGCGATTTCAGCCCATCCGGCATGGAGCGAAGACGACGGCCCGTGGCCGTTCGAATTTGAAACCGTTTTCCAAAGCAGGGCAGAGAGTTATCGCTCACTGAGCGCACGTCGTGCGGTGGGCATATAAGTTGGCGCCAGCCAAAAACCCCCGGTGCTAATTTGTGACGGGGCGCGAAATTCACCCCTATTTCGGGGGTTGACGGAGGGTGGGGCGCTGGCCTTCCTGTCTCCTTTCCCTCCGATCTATACGCCACATCGTTGCATGTCACGTATCACTAAAACACTCCTTACACTCGGTTTTGCCTGCACGGCGTTGCCCGCTTTTGCCGCGGAGGGTCACGGCCTGTCATCGTCGGCGGACAAACTCTTCAGCGTGGGTCCCCTTCCTGTGACGAACAGTATGGTGACGAGCTGGGTGGTGGCGGCCGTATTGATCATCGTCATTCGCCTCGCGATTCGGAAACCGAAGTTGGTCCCGACTCATAGCCAGGCGATTGTGGAGAACCTCGTGCAAGGCATCTTCGACCTGACAGCGCCGATCGTGGGCAGCAAAGTCGCCAAGCAAACCTTTCCGCTGCTCATCGCCCTCTTCACATTTATTCTGATCCAGAATTGGAGTGGATTGATTCCTGGCGTCGGCACGATTTTTATGGCCGATCACGCGACCGGCGGCTGGCACGAGTTCGTGCGTCCCGCCAACGCTGACCTCAACGGCACCTTCGCCCTCGCGATCGTGGCGATGGCTTGCTGGTTCTATTTTATCCTGCGC harbors:
- the mnmE gene encoding tRNA uridine-5-carboxymethylaminomethyl(34) synthesis GTPase MnmE, which translates into the protein MNPDRDTIAALATPVGTSAVAVVRASGPACRDLAAQLARQSVVPRRAVYCDYLGCGGALVDDVLLTYFQGPHSYTGEDSLEISCHGNPFIAQRIVEDLLARGCRSAQAGEFTQRAFLNGRLDLSQAEAVMDVIRARSERALNSAQRQLRGALGARMEAMIERLVSLLARVEAYIDFPEEDLPPEDRGWLEGEIERLGSETRQLRATSRYGDILRDGLKTVIVGRTNAGKSSLLNRLVGSERAIVSAEPGTTRDFIEECIVVGPHCLRLIDTAGFNTEATGVERLGIERTRKLAERADLVLRVIDITRWEDVAGDLAEYADEPATMIVVCNKADLATPLQRQGAVAAGACVVSAATGEGLDDLSGAIARFADGFKPRDNEDEIAINARHAEALARAQEGLAAAGDKLRSGVAVELVASDLREVLAAYGDIGGRIDNERVLDSLFASFCIGK
- the mnmG gene encoding tRNA uridine-5-carboxymethylaminomethyl(34) synthesis enzyme MnmG; the protein is MQVFDVIVCGAGHAGVEAALAAARMGASTLLLTGNLDTIAQMSCNPAIGGQAKGQIVREIDALGGEMAINTDVTGIQFRLLNESKGPAVQSPRAQCDKKAYQLRMKHTLELQPNLHLFQALVTGLIFKDGKVFGCRTNLELDFYGRSVVVTTGTFLRGLMHIGTNKNEGGRLGDFSAKTLSASFLEAGIELQRLKTGTPPRLLGRSLNFAAMQEQRGDLAPTLFAFHDTRDPEGLFHVEQSGEDRLGWTPGSAQISCWMTHTTEKTAELVRENLHLSAMYSGEIEGVGPRYCPSIEDKFVRFADKPRHLLFLEPEGRTTNEYYVNGLSTSLPFSVQQRMVNSVPGLERAEILRPAYAVEYDFAPPTQLLPSLESKKVENLFFAGQINGTSGYEEAAGQGLIAGVNAVNKVRGATPLILGRHEAYIGVLIDDLVTKGTLEPYRMFTSRAEHRLLFNHGSAELRLIHHAENHQLLPSTRLARIRSKQETIEAWVKRLEGEAGPQGRWGEMLRRGASLEELPAEFQSQSSAVRDEVLYRIRYQGYLAREARQVDKLSQVERVAIPSALSYRDIKGLRSEAALKLSEIKPITLGQASRVSGVNPADINVLMIAIEALRRRNSA
- the trmB gene encoding tRNA (guanine(46)-N(7))-methyltransferase TrmB codes for the protein MNPINTDASVGEAYRALVEKRQNVIKKELESALPDGGDFIWELGCGHGHFLTAYAQAHPDRVCIGVDIVGERVDRARRKRDRAKLANLHFFHAEAALFLQTLPLSATIAATFILFPDPWPKVRHHKHRIIQPAFLTAVAKRSLATARLYFRTDFVPYFEQAKEAISAHPAWSEDDGPWPFEFETVFQSRAESYRSLSARRAVGI
- a CDS encoding F0F1 ATP synthase subunit A, yielding MSRITKTLLTLGFACTALPAFAAEGHGLSSSADKLFSVGPLPVTNSMVTSWVVAAVLIIVIRLAIRKPKLVPTHSQAIVENLVQGIFDLTAPIVGSKVAKQTFPLLIALFTFILIQNWSGLIPGVGTIFMADHATGGWHEFVRPANADLNGTFALAIVAMACWFYFILRYAGAAFVLRDIFGNKADKHETPGFIYYPLFLIFFGVGLIEVVSIIFRPISLSFRLFGNVFGGENLLHSMSAITPWVLPVPFYFLELLIGLVQALVFTLLVSVYIGLICNHSDGHEEAH